In a single window of the Coffea eugenioides isolate CCC68of chromosome 3, Ceug_1.0, whole genome shotgun sequence genome:
- the LOC113764829 gene encoding transmembrane emp24 domain-containing protein p24beta3: MERRRDGIQCTKVYGLLVLLLFSFLGNLSVSALSVTVNDVECVYEYVLYEGDTVSGNFVVVDHDIFWSSDHPGIDLTVTAPGGNQVHSVKGTSGDKFEFKAPRSGMYKFCFHNPYSTPETVSFYIHVGHIPTEHDLAKDEHLDPINVKIAELREALESVTAEQKYLKARDARHRHTNESTRKRVIFYTATEYLLLALASSLQVLYIRRLFSKSVAYNRV, encoded by the exons ATGGAAAGGAGGAGAGATGGAATCCAGTGCACGAAGGTGTATGGGCTTTTGGTGCTCCTGCTATTCAGCTTCCTCGGAAATCTCTCTGTCTCGGCGCTGTCCGTGACAGTAAACGACGTCGAATGCGTCTACGAATACGTCCTCTACGAAGGCGACACCGTTTCGGGGAACTTTGTAGTCGTCGATCATGACATCTTCTGGAGCTCCGATCACCCCGGCATCGACTTAACT GTGACAGCTCCTGGGGGTAATCAAGTGCACAGTGTAAAGGGAACATCTGGGGATAAGTTTGAGTTCAAGGCCCCAAGAAGCGGGATGTACAAGTTTTGTTTTCATAATCCTTACTCAACACCAGAAACAGTCTCTTTCTACATACATGTTGGCCACATTCCAACGGAACATGACCTGGCCAAAGATG AGCATTTGGATCCTATAAATGTTAAAATTGCTGAACTGAGGGAGGCATTGGAATCTGTTACAGCAGAGCAGAAGTACTTAAAAGCACGTGATGCTCGACATCGCCATA CCAATGAGAGCACACGCAAGCGTGTTATATTTTACACCGCTACAGAATACTTATTGCTGGCTCTTGCGAGTTCCCTTCAAGTCCTATACATAAGACGTTTGTTTAGCAAGTCAGTTGCTTACAATCGTGTCTGA
- the LOC113764612 gene encoding stem-specific protein TSJT1-like, with product MLAVFEKSVAKSPDALQTPNSESVSALKDGFLAQHFSSLQPGSVTINLGSSGFMAYSSDKQNPLLPRLFAVVDDIFCLFQGHIENVAHLKQQYGLNKIANEVIIVIEAYRSLRDRGPYPPDQVVRDIHGKFAFILYDSTAKTTFMAADVDGSVPFFWGTDSEGHLVVSTDLDVVKKGCGKSFAPFPKGCFFTSSGGLRSYEHPHNELKPVPRVDSSGEVCGANFKVDAEAKKGGTGMPRVGSAANWSQNY from the exons atgttGGCAGTGTTTGAAAAATCAGTAGCGAAGAGCCCAGATGCTTTGCAGACACCAAATTCTGAGTCAGTTTCTGCACTAAAAGATGGGTTCTTGGCGCAGCATTTTTCATCTTTACAACCTGGCTCTGTTACAATTAATCTTGGTTCTTCTGGATTCATGGCCTACTCCAGCGACAAGCAAAACCCTTTGCTCCCCAG ATTGTTTGCAGttgttgatgacattttctGCCTGTTCCAAGGCCATATTGAGAATGTTGCGCATCTTAAGCAGCAATATGGGTTAAATAAGATTGCAAATGAGGTGATAATTGTTATTGAGGCTTACCGGAGCTTGAGGGACCGAGGTCCTTATCCTCCAGATCAAGTTGTTAGAGATATCCATGGGAAATTTGCATTCATCCTATATGACAGCACTGCAAAAACTACTTTTATGGCTGCT GATGTTGATGGGAGTGTACCCTTCTTTTGGGGAACTGATTCTGAAGGCCATCTTGTCGTATCAACTGATTTGGATGTTGTGAAAAAAGGCTGTGGCAAGTCCTTTGCACCATTTCCCAAAG GATGCTTCTTCACAAGTTCGGGAGGGTTGAGGAGCTACGAGCACCCCCACAATGAGTTGAAGCCAGTGCCAAGGGTGGATAGTTCTGGGGAAGTTTGTGGTGCAAACTTTAAGGTGGATGCAGAAGCTAAGAAGGGGGGTACTGGAATGCCCAGAGTTGGAAGTGCTGCAAACTGGTCCCAAAACTACTAG